A section of the Marinoscillum sp. 108 genome encodes:
- a CDS encoding choice-of-anchor Q domain-containing protein, producing the protein MNLKSLLSFSFLVLMTVFSWSGNAQSRSTTLYVDASYAGSSSDGSSDDPFKTIKEALDYRQSTLGLAGMVSDEEIIVRAGVYAPDSNGMIVLTQYNGGTGSYWLTLKTEGEVIIDGENLYNKKFAALITITSAAKNVRVQGFKLRDHRCNQSLATTETINGTPTLVKDTKFGIQVANSGENIEIIGNEIYDFSWTVNVDPMKDRLDFTAAEIDTLKSAAPNDNIGPISIVGTDSLPLLNVVVKNNLIHHVIPGWTEGIQLNGHLDGFEVSNNTIYEVQNIGIVAAGHYTWVPDIQGATVSSAQNYARNGVIKDNKVWSCRSPIAAAAGIYCDGSQNITVENNEVSDCQVGFSIGNENSGVHSGGHIVRNNLSFNNSWTGLVLGVPSAASGSYINNVSITGNTIYGNGGVTDTYLGSLGSSQLIIQKNIKNLTIKNNIIYATATNNLVTFAMAFDTTSYYSTISFDYNLYYTNSTADPAVGIFDWSQLGSGYDSYGTFAWYRVNRTDQDEHSSFQNPVFEDIVSSTPDFRLQSTSPAIDAGDPGYTVGTGETDIFGNERVFGDTVDIGAFESSSVAAGDIAATIDGVKSASEGYDALQTGVTTGVWRNIHAYDDNHFIYIYGEYEGTMAEYSIFVNTNSSTGYDYIWTEKSDYYVDGTLNLLNVYDTAASPSWPFTADNSVMTIRFVKTDSTIEGRIPKYALGIGSTGTVGLGIEGHSSGWSSSLGSIPVEDAAMVYLTLDGGSDAGSLAIDGYKSPVENYSALITGVTGSSFKNIYGYTDSDYIYLYAEIDTSALWEYNVYINTNGATGYQYLWTDKSDFYIDANYNQLNEYTGSGGWPFEESTNSAGIEFVMTPLAVEGKVLKSLIGVGSSGTIGIGLEGHTKNWGASLGGVPTSGSMVYLSLAGTGSRVAQETIVELLEESARAQLVMYPNPAVDQLTISHYLNEDGPVSVSVFGLDGRKYLYQEEFLLKGSHQQVLDVSGLPRGIALVRVESLSGVTTHKVLMK; encoded by the coding sequence ATGAATCTCAAAAGTTTACTTTCGTTTAGTTTTTTGGTGCTGATGACCGTGTTCTCATGGTCAGGTAACGCCCAGTCCAGGTCCACTACACTCTATGTGGATGCCAGCTATGCTGGAAGCTCTTCTGACGGATCATCCGATGATCCGTTCAAAACCATCAAAGAGGCACTTGATTATCGTCAGTCCACACTTGGCCTGGCAGGAATGGTTTCTGATGAGGAAATCATTGTTCGTGCGGGTGTGTATGCACCGGATTCCAATGGCATGATTGTTTTGACCCAATACAATGGTGGAACCGGCAGCTATTGGCTTACCCTCAAGACAGAGGGTGAGGTGATTATAGATGGTGAAAATCTTTACAATAAGAAGTTTGCAGCACTGATAACGATCACTTCAGCAGCTAAAAATGTACGTGTGCAGGGATTCAAATTGCGTGACCACCGATGCAATCAAAGCCTGGCCACTACCGAGACGATCAATGGCACCCCCACATTGGTGAAGGATACCAAATTTGGAATTCAGGTAGCCAACAGCGGGGAAAACATTGAGATCATTGGCAATGAAATCTATGATTTCTCCTGGACGGTCAACGTGGATCCGATGAAGGACCGATTGGATTTCACCGCGGCAGAGATCGATACTTTAAAGTCGGCGGCACCCAATGACAATATCGGGCCCATCAGCATTGTGGGTACCGATTCGCTTCCCTTGCTGAATGTGGTGGTTAAGAATAACCTCATACATCACGTGATTCCGGGCTGGACAGAGGGTATCCAGTTGAACGGCCACCTCGATGGGTTTGAGGTTTCTAACAACACCATCTATGAAGTCCAGAACATCGGCATAGTGGCAGCTGGTCATTATACCTGGGTGCCCGACATCCAGGGAGCTACCGTTTCTTCCGCTCAAAACTATGCAAGAAATGGCGTGATCAAAGACAACAAAGTATGGAGTTGTCGATCACCAATAGCCGCTGCCGCTGGTATTTACTGTGATGGCTCGCAGAATATTACGGTTGAGAATAATGAAGTTTCCGATTGTCAGGTGGGCTTTTCCATAGGTAATGAAAACAGTGGGGTGCACTCCGGTGGTCATATTGTGAGGAACAACCTCTCCTTTAACAACTCATGGACGGGTTTGGTACTGGGTGTGCCTTCTGCCGCCAGTGGTAGCTATATCAACAATGTTTCGATTACCGGAAACACCATTTATGGCAATGGGGGTGTGACAGATACCTATCTCGGAAGTTTGGGTTCTTCTCAGTTGATCATTCAGAAGAACATTAAAAACCTGACCATCAAAAACAACATCATCTATGCTACCGCCACCAACAACCTGGTGACGTTTGCCATGGCTTTTGATACCACATCCTATTACAGCACGATAAGCTTTGATTACAACCTGTACTATACCAACTCCACGGCCGATCCGGCGGTGGGTATTTTCGATTGGTCACAGCTGGGCAGTGGATATGATTCTTATGGCACTTTTGCCTGGTATCGTGTGAACCGTACCGATCAGGATGAGCACTCCAGTTTTCAGAATCCCGTGTTTGAGGACATAGTGTCTTCCACACCAGATTTCAGGCTGCAGTCTACCTCCCCAGCGATAGATGCTGGTGACCCAGGGTATACCGTGGGCACTGGGGAAACTGATATTTTCGGAAATGAGCGTGTTTTTGGTGATACTGTTGATATTGGAGCTTTTGAATCTTCCTCTGTGGCGGCTGGTGACATTGCTGCTACCATCGATGGAGTGAAAAGCGCAAGTGAAGGGTATGATGCCCTCCAGACCGGCGTGACTACAGGCGTTTGGAGAAATATTCACGCCTATGACGACAATCACTTTATCTACATCTATGGTGAGTATGAGGGCACGATGGCGGAGTACAGCATTTTTGTGAATACCAACTCCAGCACAGGGTATGACTACATCTGGACTGAAAAGTCTGACTACTATGTGGATGGTACGCTGAACCTGCTCAATGTTTATGATACCGCTGCTTCACCTTCCTGGCCATTTACTGCCGATAATTCGGTAATGACCATTCGCTTTGTGAAAACAGACTCTACCATAGAAGGCCGAATACCCAAGTACGCTCTTGGCATAGGGAGCACCGGTACCGTGGGGCTGGGCATAGAAGGACACTCGAGCGGTTGGTCGAGTAGCCTCGGCTCTATCCCGGTGGAAGATGCTGCTATGGTTTACCTGACACTCGATGGCGGCTCTGATGCCGGCAGCTTGGCCATCGATGGCTATAAGAGTCCGGTGGAGAATTACTCAGCCCTCATCACAGGGGTAACAGGTAGCTCTTTCAAAAATATTTATGGCTACACTGATTCGGATTATATCTATCTCTATGCTGAAATAGACACGTCTGCACTGTGGGAATACAATGTATACATCAACACCAACGGAGCTACCGGCTATCAGTATTTGTGGACGGATAAATCTGACTTTTATATAGATGCTAACTACAATCAGCTCAATGAATATACCGGCAGTGGCGGGTGGCCTTTTGAAGAGTCTACCAACTCCGCGGGTATCGAATTTGTGATGACACCCCTGGCCGTGGAAGGCAAGGTATTGAAATCGCTCATTGGTGTGGGAAGTAGCGGCACCATCGGCATAGGCCTTGAGGGGCATACCAAAAACTGGGGTGCCAGCCTTGGTGGAGTACCTACCTCAGGAAGCATGGTATACCTGTCGTTGGCAGGTACAGGCTCACGGGTGGCGCAGGAGACCATTGTGGAACTTCTGGAGGAATCGGCCCGAGCACAGCTGGTCATGTATCCCAATCCGGCGGTGGATCAGCTCACGATCAGTCATTACCTCAATGAGGATGGACCTGTGTCTGTGAGTGTGTTTGGATTAGATGGTCGCAAGTACCTGTATCAAGAGGAGTTTCTGCTCAAAGGGAGCCACCAACAGGTGCTGGATGTATCCGGTTTGCCGAGAGGAATCGCCCTGGTGAGAGTAGAGAGTCTATCAGGTGTTACCACCCATAAGGTGCTGATGAAATAG
- a CDS encoding sodium:solute symporter family protein — MALSTLDWSFVIGFFIISLGIGIWTAKWGNKDASDYFTAGGKMPWWLLGVSMVATTFSTDTPNLVTDIVRQNGVSGNWAWWAFLLTGMLTVFIYARLWKKSGVVTDVEFYELRYSGKIARFLRGFRAIYLGLLFNVMIMATVSLAAIKIGGVLLGLSPLQTVVIAGTVTVIYSSLGGLKGVLITDFVQFFLSIGGAIIAAVVSLQHPKVGGLSNLLKHENVVDKLDLFPSFSNPEIFITLLLIPLLVQWWSVWYPGAEPGGGGYIAQRMFAAKNEDHSIKAVLFFNAAHYALRPWPWIIVALCSLVVFPDLESFRTAFPNAGSIINHDMGYPAMLTFIPSGLLGLVVTSLIAAYMSTISTHLNWGASYIVNDFYKRFAKPDATQKEMLNVGRIITVLLMVLTMIFALLLDNALGAFQILLQIGAGTGLIFILRWFWWRINAASEMAAMIISFLVAIYFGVFHKMMGFEPLASWMELVIGVGITTVGWIIVTYTSQPTSMEVMISFINKVSPGGPGWTKIINKAKADGLQLSEPSGPWKVPIGILCMIAGTIGIYAFLMGTGLFIYGRYLNAIILMGVTIVSIMVLKRFWSRLS; from the coding sequence ATGGCATTAAGTACTTTGGACTGGTCCTTTGTGATCGGATTTTTCATCATCTCTTTAGGTATTGGCATCTGGACAGCCAAATGGGGCAATAAAGATGCTTCCGATTACTTCACAGCCGGAGGTAAGATGCCATGGTGGCTGCTGGGGGTTTCTATGGTAGCTACTACTTTTTCTACAGACACCCCCAACTTGGTCACGGACATTGTACGCCAAAACGGGGTATCAGGCAACTGGGCATGGTGGGCCTTTCTGCTCACGGGGATGCTAACGGTCTTCATATATGCCCGGCTATGGAAAAAATCCGGTGTGGTCACCGATGTGGAGTTCTACGAACTAAGGTACAGCGGGAAAATCGCGCGGTTTCTTCGTGGATTTCGGGCCATTTATCTGGGGTTACTCTTCAATGTAATGATCATGGCCACCGTTTCTCTGGCCGCCATCAAAATAGGAGGAGTCCTTTTGGGGCTGAGTCCTCTCCAAACAGTTGTGATCGCCGGAACAGTAACCGTCATCTACAGCTCGCTTGGTGGGCTGAAAGGCGTACTGATCACCGACTTTGTCCAGTTTTTTCTCTCTATTGGAGGAGCCATCATCGCTGCAGTGGTCTCGCTTCAGCATCCTAAGGTAGGAGGCCTCTCCAATCTCCTAAAGCATGAAAATGTGGTGGATAAGCTGGATTTATTCCCTTCGTTTTCCAATCCCGAAATTTTCATCACGCTGTTACTAATCCCGCTTTTGGTACAATGGTGGAGTGTATGGTACCCGGGAGCGGAGCCTGGTGGTGGTGGGTACATCGCCCAGCGGATGTTTGCCGCCAAAAATGAAGACCATTCTATTAAGGCCGTTTTGTTTTTCAATGCAGCGCACTATGCCCTGCGCCCATGGCCATGGATTATCGTTGCGCTTTGTTCGCTTGTGGTTTTCCCTGACCTGGAAAGTTTCCGTACGGCCTTTCCAAATGCCGGAAGCATTATCAACCACGACATGGGGTACCCGGCTATGCTCACATTCATCCCATCCGGACTCCTCGGGCTGGTGGTCACATCGCTCATTGCAGCCTACATGTCCACCATCTCCACCCACCTCAACTGGGGCGCCTCATACATCGTCAATGACTTTTATAAGCGTTTTGCCAAACCCGACGCTACTCAAAAAGAGATGCTGAACGTAGGCAGGATCATCACTGTGCTGTTGATGGTGCTCACCATGATATTCGCCCTGCTGCTGGACAATGCCCTGGGTGCGTTTCAAATCCTCCTTCAGATAGGTGCTGGGACCGGGCTGATCTTTATCCTCCGCTGGTTTTGGTGGCGCATCAACGCGGCCAGCGAAATGGCCGCAATGATCATCAGCTTTCTGGTGGCTATTTATTTTGGGGTGTTTCATAAGATGATGGGGTTTGAGCCATTGGCATCATGGATGGAACTGGTCATTGGGGTAGGCATCACCACCGTGGGCTGGATCATTGTGACCTACACCTCGCAGCCTACCAGCATGGAGGTGATGATCAGCTTTATCAATAAAGTAAGTCCTGGCGGACCCGGGTGGACAAAAATCATCAACAAAGCCAAGGCAGATGGCCTGCAACTCTCTGAGCCCTCAGGGCCGTGGAAGGTGCCGATCGGTATTCTCTGTATGATTGCCGGCACCATTGGAATATATGCTTTCCTGATGGGGACAGGGCTATTCATCTATGGAAGATATCTCAATGCGATCATTCTGATGGGAGTGACGATTGTCTCCATTATGGTCTTAAAAAGATTCTGGAGCAGACTTAGCTAA
- a CDS encoding 1-phosphofructokinase family hexose kinase: MMTTAEKRVLVLCPNAAIDIFAWVEGFTQGVPNRILKETRYPGGKGLHVGMALSELGIPVTIAGFWGGEAGIWIKKACNEYYPKIEFIGPDISEWSRSCYTFKSRGDFDDTEILGPGPVVTDSDFRHLMDSIETMLSNTALIALCGSWPKGSPENGYQQVIELAKKASVRSFLDCTGPQLANALKAQPYGLHLNRKEITEYFQVEFDTAKKQIMEYCDLAAITDGSKGLYLISENEMHHALAKIEEVISTIGAGDCLLAGIIAGVLQNLPHQSIANLGAACGAANCMRADLGMLHKEDVERLLAVMAEQN; encoded by the coding sequence ATGATGACAACAGCAGAAAAAAGGGTTCTTGTTCTGTGCCCCAACGCAGCCATCGACATTTTCGCGTGGGTGGAGGGATTTACTCAGGGAGTACCCAATAGAATCCTAAAAGAGACGCGTTATCCTGGTGGTAAAGGGCTACACGTAGGTATGGCCCTTTCCGAACTGGGTATTCCGGTGACCATTGCAGGATTTTGGGGCGGTGAAGCGGGTATCTGGATCAAAAAAGCTTGTAACGAGTATTATCCGAAGATTGAGTTCATTGGCCCGGATATTTCCGAATGGTCTAGAAGCTGTTACACCTTCAAATCCAGGGGTGATTTTGATGATACGGAAATTTTGGGTCCAGGTCCGGTGGTGACTGATTCGGACTTCAGGCATCTGATGGATAGCATAGAAACCATGCTTTCCAACACCGCGCTGATAGCCCTCTGCGGTTCATGGCCCAAAGGAAGCCCGGAAAATGGTTATCAACAGGTGATCGAATTGGCCAAAAAAGCTTCCGTCAGAAGTTTTCTGGATTGTACAGGCCCCCAATTGGCCAATGCGCTGAAAGCACAGCCTTACGGTCTTCACCTCAACAGAAAAGAGATCACTGAGTATTTTCAGGTTGAATTTGATACTGCCAAAAAGCAAATCATGGAGTACTGTGATCTGGCGGCCATCACCGATGGCTCAAAGGGCCTTTACCTCATCAGTGAAAATGAAATGCACCATGCACTGGCCAAAATAGAAGAAGTCATCAGCACCATAGGCGCTGGCGATTGCCTGCTGGCCGGAATCATTGCCGGTGTACTACAAAACCTCCCGCATCAGTCCATTGCCAATCTGGGAGCGGCCTGCGGGGCGGCCAACTGCATGCGCGCAGACCTGGGGATGCTCCATAAGGAAGATGTGGAAAGGTTACTGGCTGTAATGGCTGAGCAGAATTGA
- a CDS encoding right-handed parallel beta-helix repeat-containing protein, with protein MKTIFSQLFYSVLNRSAFRNACRAGFLSLLFFLAYAVQGANVYVSTSGGLASACSGASSGDVIFIAAGNYTGPFVLSGKSNVTLKSYNGTVNLEGSSSTGTNGINILHITNSTNILVDGLVFRNNWGNTGNGIIVNGTGNEIDIVNCEFYNIGWTNSKTTMPTSGENAHAIVVVGSTSSAIQNVFIGNNSVHDCITGYSESITLVGNVQNFLVEGNTLDGNTNIGIDAAGHFSWTGAPASVNYARSGIIRENVVKNYAGPAALDAAGGIYVDGGSYITIENNIVFNYKVGFSVGCEVAGKSSTGNIVRNNLAYDCTLSGLFLGSNTTSTVSGTQVYNNTFYKCGTGTYDNGQIALQNNTSSVIKNNIMYPTDWRYAIVQMGGTTTTSHTLAYNLYWRDNANTSSLFYNVSGDANSVKQNPLFVNAGSDNYSISSSSPAVDAGDPSFTGSGQEDLAGNTRKQGSAVDIGAYETAGASLNITVDGATSDWSSVSTIATGGTNLTSLKAADNTSNFYVLAQGSFSTNYQVFLDTDNNSTGSNEYTSSSWSSTGFNYMIENGTLYQYTGTGSSWSWSSLGGITAVKNSSVLELSVPKSSLGISGSVVRVAVASLNSGYSMVGSIPSGTSGAAYTIGSAGSRVAVEAPVALSNMLSIFPNPATDYLRVAHVQDHEGVVVIEVMGMDGKRYAEWSELLPPGSHQYELSLKGMSKGMALVRVAANGETTVRRIIIR; from the coding sequence ATGAAAACCATTTTTTCCCAACTTTTTTATTCTGTTTTAAATCGGAGTGCTTTCCGAAATGCTTGCAGGGCGGGTTTCCTGTCCTTACTGTTTTTTCTGGCCTATGCGGTGCAGGGCGCCAATGTTTATGTTTCTACCAGCGGTGGGCTCGCCAGTGCATGTTCGGGTGCATCTTCGGGGGATGTTATATTTATTGCTGCTGGTAACTACACCGGTCCATTCGTATTGAGTGGTAAGAGCAACGTCACACTCAAAAGCTACAACGGTACTGTGAATCTGGAGGGGAGTTCCAGTACGGGCACCAATGGGATCAATATCCTGCACATTACCAATTCAACCAACATCCTCGTGGATGGTCTGGTGTTTCGTAACAATTGGGGGAATACCGGAAATGGTATCATTGTCAATGGCACCGGTAATGAAATTGATATAGTCAATTGTGAGTTTTACAACATTGGCTGGACCAATTCGAAAACGACTATGCCTACCTCCGGGGAAAATGCCCATGCCATTGTGGTGGTGGGAAGTACCTCGTCGGCGATTCAGAACGTGTTTATAGGAAACAATAGCGTTCATGACTGCATTACCGGATACAGCGAGAGTATTACTCTGGTGGGTAACGTTCAGAACTTTTTAGTGGAAGGTAATACACTGGATGGTAACACCAACATTGGGATTGATGCGGCTGGTCACTTTTCTTGGACCGGGGCTCCTGCCAGCGTTAATTATGCCCGAAGCGGAATCATTCGTGAAAACGTGGTGAAAAACTATGCTGGTCCTGCAGCGCTGGATGCGGCAGGTGGTATCTACGTAGACGGAGGTAGTTATATTACCATAGAGAACAATATCGTATTCAACTATAAAGTAGGGTTCTCTGTGGGTTGTGAAGTGGCCGGCAAGTCCAGTACTGGCAACATTGTCAGAAATAACCTGGCTTACGACTGCACCTTGTCCGGGTTGTTTCTGGGTTCGAATACCACAAGTACCGTAAGTGGGACTCAGGTCTATAATAATACGTTTTACAAATGTGGTACCGGAACCTATGACAATGGTCAGATTGCGCTACAGAACAACACCAGCAGTGTGATCAAGAATAACATTATGTATCCTACCGACTGGCGGTATGCCATTGTGCAGATGGGAGGGACGACCACCACCAGCCACACACTGGCTTATAACTTATACTGGCGCGACAATGCCAATACCTCCAGCTTGTTTTATAACGTATCCGGAGATGCCAACTCAGTCAAGCAAAACCCACTTTTTGTAAATGCCGGAAGTGATAATTATTCAATTTCATCGTCTTCTCCGGCTGTGGATGCGGGGGATCCGTCCTTTACCGGCTCGGGTCAGGAAGACCTGGCGGGCAATACCAGGAAGCAGGGGAGTGCAGTGGATATCGGAGCTTATGAAACCGCTGGGGCTTCACTGAATATTACGGTGGATGGTGCTACCAGCGATTGGTCATCAGTGTCCACTATTGCTACCGGGGGCACTAATCTTACCTCCCTCAAAGCTGCTGATAACACCTCGAATTTTTATGTATTGGCTCAGGGAAGCTTTTCAACGAATTACCAGGTTTTTCTGGATACAGACAATAACTCAACCGGCAGTAATGAATACACAAGTAGCAGCTGGTCTTCAACGGGGTTTAACTATATGATCGAAAATGGGACGCTGTATCAATATACAGGCACCGGCAGTAGCTGGTCATGGAGTAGTTTGGGTGGTATCACTGCGGTGAAAAACAGTTCGGTGTTGGAGCTGTCCGTGCCCAAATCTTCTTTGGGGATATCTGGCTCTGTGGTCAGAGTGGCTGTGGCTTCTCTTAATTCAGGGTATAGCATGGTGGGGTCTATTCCTTCCGGTACCAGTGGGGCGGCTTATACCATTGGATCAGCCGGTAGCAGAGTGGCAGTGGAAGCTCCCGTTGCTTTATCCAACATGCTTTCAATTTTCCCTAATCCTGCAACGGACTATCTCAGGGTAGCGCATGTGCAGGATCATGAAGGCGTGGTTGTGATCGAGGTGATGGGTATGGATGGAAAGCGATATGCTGAGTGGAGTGAGTTACTTCCTCCGGGATCCCATCAGTATGAATTATCCTTAAAGGGAATGTCAAAAGGAATGGCCCTGGTGAGAGTAGCTGCCAACGGAGAAACCACGGTAAGGAGGATTATCATCAGGTAA
- a CDS encoding type II toxin-antitoxin system RelE/ParE family toxin, protein MFLDPKWLRKLKDQRAKAKILFRIQRIEEQGNFGDCEPVGQGISELRIHYAKGYRIYLREYNGRVVILLNGGTKSSQQKDIDKAKVIWLNYKDELEDGN, encoded by the coding sequence ATATTCCTTGATCCCAAATGGCTAAGAAAGTTGAAGGACCAAAGGGCGAAAGCTAAAATCCTGTTCAGAATTCAAAGAATTGAGGAGCAAGGAAATTTTGGTGATTGTGAACCAGTCGGTCAAGGGATTAGTGAACTGCGAATTCATTACGCCAAGGGCTATCGAATTTATTTGAGAGAATACAATGGCAGAGTTGTGATACTTCTTAACGGCGGGACAAAATCATCGCAACAGAAGGACATAGATAAAGCCAAGGTAATATGGTTGAACTATAAAGACGAACTTGAAGATGGCAACTAA
- a CDS encoding addiction module antidote protein — protein MATKEITKFDIAEYLEDDIMIAEYLNTVLEEGDAEDIITALGHVAKARGMSKIAEETGLSRPSLYKALSQGSKPQFDTILKVLRAVGGNLNVSTP, from the coding sequence ATGGCAACTAAGGAGATAACAAAATTCGATATTGCAGAGTATCTGGAAGATGACATAATGATTGCGGAGTATTTGAACACAGTACTTGAAGAAGGTGACGCTGAAGACATCATAACAGCTCTTGGGCATGTGGCTAAGGCCCGAGGAATGTCAAAAATTGCTGAGGAAACGGGGTTGAGCAGACCAAGCCTCTACAAGGCATTATCTCAAGGATCAAAACCTCAATTTGACACAATTCTTAAAGTGCTTCGAGCAGTCGGTGGTAACTTGAACGTTTCCACTCCTTAA
- a CDS encoding Gfo/Idh/MocA family protein gives MDRRNFVLKTAAGASLAMMAPSFAFGLGKGQDKIRIGFIGVGARGTGQLGLTLQRKDILVTAVCDIDQERLANASKMVQDAGMKKPATFGAGPYDYQKLLQREDVDAVIISTPWLWHTPMAIDAMEAKKAVGLEVAGAFDIQECWALVDAYEKTGTPFMILENVAYRRDVMAVLNMVRQNLFGEIIHLQGGYQHDLRHVKFNNGQQLYGGGVEFGEKGYSEARWRTNHSVNRNGDIYPTHGLGPVANYINNNRGNRFVYLTSTSSKARGLHEYIVEHPQGGKSHPNADVEFKLGDIVTTVIKCAQGETIVLSHDTNLPRPYSLGFRVQGTDGIWMDLNDGIYIEGKSPAHEWESDAAYMKQYDHPLWKKYESDSAGAGHGGMDFFVIHAFVEALKRNEPMPMDVYDCVSWAAVTCMTEQSIANGSAPVQFPDFTRGKWLTRKPIFGFDDRY, from the coding sequence ATGGATAGAAGAAATTTTGTACTAAAAACAGCCGCGGGTGCATCATTGGCCATGATGGCTCCTTCATTTGCGTTTGGTCTCGGCAAGGGTCAGGATAAGATCAGGATCGGATTCATTGGGGTAGGAGCACGTGGTACAGGTCAGCTGGGGCTTACCCTGCAGCGAAAAGATATATTGGTCACTGCTGTTTGTGATATCGATCAGGAGCGCCTGGCCAATGCGTCCAAAATGGTGCAGGATGCTGGGATGAAGAAGCCGGCCACCTTCGGTGCTGGACCGTATGATTATCAGAAATTGCTACAGCGAGAGGATGTAGATGCCGTGATTATTTCTACCCCCTGGCTTTGGCATACGCCCATGGCCATAGATGCGATGGAAGCTAAAAAGGCTGTAGGGCTGGAGGTAGCTGGTGCTTTCGATATTCAGGAGTGCTGGGCCCTGGTAGATGCCTATGAGAAGACCGGCACACCTTTTATGATCCTGGAAAATGTGGCTTACAGGAGAGATGTGATGGCTGTACTCAATATGGTGCGTCAGAATCTATTTGGGGAGATTATTCACCTGCAGGGTGGTTATCAGCATGACTTGCGTCATGTCAAGTTCAATAATGGACAGCAACTCTATGGTGGTGGCGTAGAGTTTGGGGAGAAAGGATACAGTGAAGCCAGGTGGAGGACCAACCACTCGGTGAACCGGAATGGGGATATTTATCCTACCCATGGACTGGGACCGGTGGCCAACTATATCAATAACAACCGTGGTAACAGGTTTGTCTACCTCACCAGTACCTCGTCAAAAGCCAGAGGGCTGCATGAATACATTGTGGAGCACCCACAGGGAGGCAAGTCGCACCCTAATGCTGATGTGGAGTTCAAGCTCGGGGACATTGTGACTACAGTTATTAAATGCGCTCAGGGCGAAACCATCGTTTTGAGTCACGACACCAATTTACCAAGACCGTATTCGCTCGGATTCCGGGTGCAGGGTACTGATGGTATCTGGATGGATCTGAATGATGGTATTTATATAGAAGGCAAAAGCCCTGCACATGAGTGGGAGAGTGATGCTGCTTATATGAAGCAATATGATCACCCGCTTTGGAAGAAGTATGAGTCTGACTCTGCCGGTGCCGGCCATGGAGGGATGGACTTCTTCGTAATTCATGCCTTTGTAGAGGCTCTTAAGCGAAACGAGCCCATGCCGATGGATGTCTATGATTGTGTGTCGTGGGCGGCGGTTACCTGCATGACGGAGCAATCCATAGCCAATGGTAGCGCACCGGTTCAGTTTCCGGATTTTACCAGGGGTAAGTGGCTGACCAGAAAGCCCATCTTCGGGTTTGATGATCGATACTAG